From the Poseidonibacter antarcticus genome, the window TTGTTTCAAGTTTCATTCCCATTTCTTCTGCAACAACAGTTCCAGCAGTTAAAACAGCAATATCTTCTAACATTGCTTTTCTTCTATCACCAAAACCTGGAGCTTTAACAGCAGCAATGTTTAATGAACCTCTTAATCTATTTACAACTAATGTAGAAAGTGCTTCACCTTCAACATCTTCAGAGATTATTAATAAAGGTCTTCCTGTTTGATTAACAGCTTCTAAAATTGGTAACATTTCTTTTAAGTTAGAGATTTTTTTCTCACATAATAAAATAAATGGGTTTTCCATTTCAGTAGTCATTTTTTCAGTATTTGTAATAAAGTATGGAGATAAATAACCTCTATCAAATTGCATACCTTCAACAACATCTAATTCATCAGAGATACCTTTTGCTTCTTCAACAGTAATAACACCATCTTTTCCAACTTTATCCATAGCTTCAGCAATCATTGCACCAATTGCAGTATCAGAGTTTGCCGAAATTGTAGCAACTTGCTCAATTTCTTTTTTATCAGCTACAACTCTAGATGCTTTTTTAAGTTCTACTAAAATAGCTTCAGTTGCTTTGTCCATACCTCTTTTTAAAATAATTGGATTAGCACCTGCTGTTACATTTCTTAAACCTTCTTTGAAAACACTATGAGCTAAAACTGTTGCAGTTGTAGTTCCATCACCTGCTTCATCAGCAGTTTTAGAAGCAACTTCTTTAACTAATTGTGCACCCATATTTTCTAAAGTGTCTTCAAGTTCAATTTCACGTGCAACTGATACACCATCTTTAGTAATAGTTGGAGCTCCAAAAGCTTTTTGTAATAAAACATTTCTTCCTCTAGGACCCATTGTAACTTTTACTGCATCTGATAATTTTTCAACACCTGTATATAACTTGTTTCTTGCTGCATCGCTAAATAATACTTCTTTTGCCATTTTACATTACTCCTATAATATTTTCTTGATCTAATACTAAATAATCTACACCATCAAGTGTAAACTCAGTTCCTCTAAATTGTTCGAAAACAATTGTATCACCTACTTTAATTTCAGTTATCTCTCCACCAATTGCTTTTACTTCTGCAGTATTTGGTTTTTCTTTTGCTGAATCAACTAAGATAATCCCACTTGCAGTTTTGCTCTCTACTTCAGTTCTTTGTACTAGAACTCTTTTTCCTAATGGTTTAAAATTCATGTTAATCCTTTTATAAGTTTTAAAATATATTTAAATAATTAATTATTTTAGCACTCTATTTTTTTGAGTGCTAAATTTTATATAATTTTTGTTTAATTGTCAAGGGAGTATGAGTTAAATTGACTAAGAGTTTAGATTTTTATAGAGATTTTTTATCTATTTTATGTCTATTTATATATTTTAGAAGTAATTCTTCTAAAGATTGTTTTAAATTCTTATCTAATGTATTTAATATTTTTTCACATTTGTCTGCTAATTTATCCGCAGAATTAATAGCACCATCAAGTCCTAATAAATTTACAAATGAATTTTTAGCATCATCATTTTGTGTTGTTTTTCCTGCTTCTTCTTCTGTATAAGTTTCATCAATAATATCATCTTGAATTTGAAATAGTAAACCTAAGTCAATTCCAAAATTATATAATTTTTCTTGAGTTTGAAAATCATATTCACTAATAATTGCACCCATTTTTAATGAAGCTGCAATTAGTTTTGCAGTTTTATGAATATGTAAATATTCTAATTGCGAAAGTTCAAGTATTTTATTTTCAAAATAACAATCAATTGCTTGACCTATTATCATTCCATCAATTCCACCATTTGATGATAAACATTTAATTAATTCTATTTTTACATCATTGTGCAAAGGTGCATTTGATATTTGTTTAAAAGCTTCTGTATTTAAAGCATCACCTACTAATATTGCAGTAACTTCATCATATTTTTTGTGTAAAGTCTCAAAACCTCGTCTTAAATCAGCGTTATCCATAGAAGGTAAATCATCATGAATAAGAGAATAGGTATGAAGCATCTCTAGGCCTAAAGCAACTGGCATAGAATTTTGTATTAATAAATTTTTATTTGATTTAACAACTGAAAGTAAAAGCATTGGACGGAATCTTTTTCCACCTGCTTGGAGCATATTTCCTAAAGCATCTTCAAAATAAGGATGAAAAGTTTTAGAAACAGGAAGATTATTTATTAAATAATCTTCAAAATTTGTAAGTAATGTTTTCATTTACTATTTTTTTCCTATAGAACCTAATCCACCCATCATATTCATGGCCATCATTTTTTGGTTTTCTTCTGTTTGCTTAATAACATCATTCATACATGAAATTAATAAAATTTGTAGTGAATCTTTATCTTCAAGTAAAGAATCATCAATTTTTAAATCAACAACTTCTGAATTACCATTAATTGAAATTTCAATCATTCCACCACCAGCTTTTGAAGTAAATATTTTTGAAGCATTTTCCTCTTTTGCACTAGCTGCCATATTTTGAAACTGTCCCATCATTCCATTTAAATCTAAATTTTTTAAATCAATTCCATCAAACATGATCGCTCCCCACTAATTCATTTGTAATCATATCAATATTATTTTCATCATCTACAATAACTATAATAGGTTTATAATTTTCTAGTTCTTTTTCAGAATAAGAAGCATAAGAAATAACTATAATCTTATCTCCAATTTCAACTTTTCTTGCAGCAGCTCCATTAAGACACATATCTTTACTTCCTGCTTTACCTTTAATAACATAAGTAGCAAATCTTTCGCCATTATTAACGTTTACAATTTCAACTTTTTGACCAACTCTTAAACTTGATGCTTTCATTAATTCTTCATCAATAGTAATCGATCCCACATAGTTTAAGTTAGCATCAGTAACTGTCGCTCTATGAATTTTACTATATAGCATATCAAATGTCATATACTTTAGTCCTCTTTAATTTTCTAATTTTATAGCTTCACCCCAATGTTGTTTAGGTATTAAATACTCAACAACTGGACTTCCACCTAATATATGTTCTTCAACTATTTTATCTATTTTTTCCTTAGATAACTGACAATACATATGATGTCCTGGCTCAAGTAACATAACCGGACCCATTTCACATCGACCTAAACAAGAAGTTCTAACCACTTGAACAGGTCCCATTAATCCCTTTTGCATTAATAATTTTGTAGTGTAATTAAATAAATCTCTAGTATTCTCATTTACACATGATGGTTTTGGCATCCCTGGTGGTGAAGCTTGTTCACACTTAAAGATATAAAACGTTGGTTGAGGAATTGATGGTATTTCCATTATCTTTTCCTTTTTAAGATAAAATAATACATATTTTAATGAATTTTAACACTTTTTTATTAAAAATTAATAAAAAAAGTAATTTTATTTTTTTTTAAAGCTAAAATAATATACTATTTCCTCAAATCTTAACAATAAAGGCTATATATGAAAAAAATACTTTTTATTCTTTGTTCATTTATATTATATTTACAAGCAGCAAATCCTCTTGCAATAATTGAAACAAATCAAGGGGAAATACAGATTGAATTAAGACCTGATATTGCACCTAAAGCAGTTGAGAACTTTATAACACATTCAAAAAATGGTTATTACAATGGTTTAATTTTCCATAGAGTTATTAGAGGTTTTATGTTGCAATCAGGAGATCCAACAGGAACGGGTACAGGTGGAGAATCTATCTGGAAAAAGAATTTTGAAGATGAGTTCTCTCCATCAGCACTATTTGATAAAGCGGGTGTTTTAGCAATGGCAAATAGAGGTAGAAATACAAATGGAAGTCAATTTTTTATAACAACAGTTCCAACATATTGGTTAAATGGTAAACATACTATTTTTGGTTATGTTACAAAAGGAATGGATATTGTTAAAAAGATAGAAAGTGTTCCAACAACAGGTAGAAGTGGAGGAGATAAACCACTTAGTGAACAAAAAATAATTAGCATCACTATTAAATAGATCAAGGATAACTTGATCTATTTAACCAAAAATTTTATTCATCATATCTTTATCACCATAAGTCATAATTTGTTTCTCTAAATTTTCAAGTCTTTTAGATTCATTACTTGCTTTTTCTTTCCAATATTCTAATTTCTGAACTAAAACATCATCCGTTTCAATTGCTTCATATTTTTCTCTTAATTTTGTTAATGCGTTAGTAATTTCATCAATTTCAATTTGAAAATTAACTTCTATTTGTTTCTTTTCTTTTAAAAATTTATTTTCATTATCTTCTATTTTAATTTTTAATCTTTTAATATCTTGTCTTAAATCTGAATTTTCTTTTGACAATTTTAAAGAGGTATTATGTTTATCTGAATTTCTTTTATAAATAGATAATTCACTTTTTAAATTTCTATTTTCTAAAGAATATTTTTCAGCTGTATATATATATTTATCTGTATTTTTTTGAACTTTAAAAAGTTCATTTTGAGCATTTTCAAGTTTAATCTTTAAATCATTAATAATTGCATATTGTTCAGCATTACCTTCTTTACTTCTTATAAAAATCTCACTTTTATCTTTCATTAAAGCACGTTGCATTTCTCTTTTTCTAACTAATTCTTCTGTAATATCTTTTTGAATAGAAATAGCACCTTCAACTTCTCCAGCATCATTTAAAATTGTAATCATATAACAGTCAGTAGTAAAAAATCCATTATCTTTTGTTCTATTTTTTAAATTTCCATGCCATGGTTTATTATTAAGAACTTCGGCATACATTTTTACATATAAGTCATTTGAAGTATCAAGATGTTTTAAAAACTTAAAGTCTTGTCCAATTAATTCTTCTTTTGAATATCCAGAAATCTTGCAACAAAGTTCATTTACTTTTACAATTTTCATATGAATATCAGTTTCAATAACAATATTATTTAAATCAGTAACTTCTTTATACTTTTCTAACTCTTTATTCTTCTGATCTATTAAAAAATCTTGATATAAAATTTCAGCTAAATCATTCATAAGTGAAAGTAAATGTCTTATGTCAATTGGTTTTATTATATATTCATAAATCTTTAATTTTATAGCTTCTGAGAGAAATTCATTATCTGAATGTGCTGTTGCAAAAAAAATAGGAACTTTTGAATCAACTCCACGTATTGCTTTTACCATATCAATACCACTTAATTTTGGCATATTAATATCTGATAAAATAATATCAATTTCATCCTGATTACGAAGATAAATTTCTAAACCTTCTTTTCCATCTTCTGCTGTATATACAGTTTCAAAAAAATTAGATAATAACTGAGATAATTCAGTTCGAATAGTAGCATCATCTTCTACATATAATATTCTTAGACGTTTAAGTAATTTTTTATCTATTTCCATATTTTATTTTACTTTCATACTTGTTATAAGTTCAATAAACTTTATAAAATCAAAAGGTTTTAATAAATATTCACGAACACCATATTCTTTTGCTTTCATTATATATTCTTCTTCAGTATGTGCAGACATTACAATTATTGGAATATGAAGGTCTTGATTTGCAATGTTCTTTATCATATCTAAACCATTCATTACAGGCATATTAATATCAGTAATAATTACATCAATATCTGGATTTTTTTTTAGTAATTCTAATGCTTCTAAGCCATTATTTGCAGTGAGAAAATTTGCTTGTAGTTTTGTTAATGCATCACTAATTATAGATAATAAGTCTTTTTCATCCTCAACAAAAAGAAGTTTAAGACCTCTTAGTTTTTCTATTTTTTCATGCATAATTTTCCTATATGTTTAATCTTTTAATTCTTCTTTATCTACTACTCTTTCTATATCCATAACAACAAGCATTTCATTATTATCCAATCGTACATAACCTTTTAAATATTTAGAAGGAATAGCTGAACCCATTTCAGAAACAGGTGCTAAGGTACTTGTATCTAATCTTTGAACATCATCAACCAAATCAACAATAATCCCAACCATTCTTTTATCTTCAGTTATTACAGCAATTACAGATGTATTTTCATCATAAGTGCTTACACTTGTATTAAATTTTATTCGAATATCCAAAATAGGTACAACTTCACCTCGTAAATTTATAAGTCCTTTTACCCAATCTGAAGTATTTGGTAGTGGTGTAATATTATCTGGATAAGTTAAGATTTCTCTAATTTTTGGTAACTCAATTGCATATTTCATTGAACCTAGCTCAAATGTCATAAATTCACTAGTATTTGCATAATTAATTACTTTTTCTTCATTAACATCCATAATTTTCCTTTATTTGTATGCTTCATTATCAACGTATTATAATTTATTCTAGCGATTATAAACTTAAAACTTATTGTTTTTTTAAATTATTTATTACACACGTAGCAATATATTTAGGACTTTGTAAAGAGACTGTATCGCCTACTTTTAAATTATCTAAAGAAATTATTTTATTCTCTTTTGATATTTGTACAAATCCATTTTTATCTTTTTTATTAGGATGATTTAATTCATAATTATTTTTTAATAAATCAATATTATTTTGAAGTTTTGATATATTTTGAGAATAATTATTTTTAAAAGTTTTTACAAGCATTTCTATTTCATTTTCATAATGTATTATTTTTTGAGATAAATTTGATTGAAAAGAAGATTTTAAAAGTTTTATTTCTGATTCAATAAATTTAAACTTACTTTCCATTGAATTTTGTTCAAATAATCTTTTTAAATTAATAATATCTTGTTCTTTATTAAATAAAATTCTTTTAAATAAATTATCATATTCATTACGTAAAGAATCCAAATACATTCTATGCTCATTTATATCAGGAAGAGCAATTTCAATTGCATTAGATGGAGTTGCTGCTCGAACATCAGCTACAAAATCTGAAATTAAATAATCAACTTCATGACCAACTGCTGAAATAATAGGAGTATTAGCTTCATAAATAGCATTTGCAACTATTTCTTCATTAAAAGCCCATAAATCTTCAATACTTCCACCACCACGACCTACAATCATAATATCAACACATAAAGTATCCGCATATTTAATAGCATTTGAAATATCATAAGCAGAACCCTCACCTTGAACTAAAGTTGGAATTAAAATAAATTCAACCAGTGGCCAACGATGAAGTGCTACTTTTTTCATATCTTCAATAGCTGCACCAGTTGCAGAAGTAACAAGTGCAATTTTTTTAGGATATTTCGGAAGAGTTTTCTTTCTTAACGGGTCAAAATACCCTTTTTGTTCTAACTTAGTTTTTAATTGTTCATAAGCAAGTGCTAAGGCACCTTGTCCTGAAGGTTCAATTTTATTACATAATAATTGATAATTTCCTCTTGGTGCATAAACTGTAATATTTCCAGTAATTACTATTTTTTGTCCAACTTCAAGTCTAAATTTTAAATATTTAGTATTTCCTCTAAACATTACACAAGAAATAGTAGAATTTTGATCTTTAATAGAAAAATATATATGCCCTGAATTATGATAAGTTAGATTTGAAACTTCACCTTCAACATAAACTTGTATAAAAGTTGTCTCTAAAAGAGACTTTATTTGTGAATTTAAAGTTGATACATTAATTGGTGAATTCATAAAATCTCTTTCTTCTTAATTTATAATTTTTTTGCAATAATTAAAGTTGAAATATTCATAGAAAAAGCTTTTACATGAATTGGTTCAAGTCCTGCTAATTTTAACTCTTTACATAAATTATCAGTAGTTAAAAATTCATCAATAGAGTTTGGTAAATAAGTATAAGCTTCTTTATTTCTTGAAATTAATCCACCTAAAGTTGGTAAAATTTTATTCATATAGAAATCTGTTACATAATGAATAGGTTTTGTTTTTTCATTTTTTGTAAATTCAGAAATTACAACTAATCCATCTTTTTTCAGAACTCTTGCAAACTCGACAAAGGCCTCTTGTCTTTGAACAACATTTCTAATTCCATAAGAAATAGAAATAATATCAGCACAATCACTATCCAGA encodes:
- the groL gene encoding chaperonin GroEL (60 kDa chaperone family; promotes refolding of misfolded polypeptides especially under stressful conditions; forms two stacked rings of heptamers to form a barrel-shaped 14mer; ends can be capped by GroES; misfolded proteins enter the barrel where they are refolded when GroES binds), with protein sequence MAKEVLFSDAARNKLYTGVEKLSDAVKVTMGPRGRNVLLQKAFGAPTITKDGVSVAREIELEDTLENMGAQLVKEVASKTADEAGDGTTTATVLAHSVFKEGLRNVTAGANPIILKRGMDKATEAILVELKKASRVVADKKEIEQVATISANSDTAIGAMIAEAMDKVGKDGVITVEEAKGISDELDVVEGMQFDRGYLSPYFITNTEKMTTEMENPFILLCEKKISNLKEMLPILEAVNQTGRPLLIISEDVEGEALSTLVVNRLRGSLNIAAVKAPGFGDRRKAMLEDIAVLTAGTVVAEEMGMKLETTGMEALGTAARVVIDKDNTTIVNGAGEADAVLGRVNQIKAEMEGTSSEYDKEKLQERLAKLSGGVAVIKVGAASETEMKEKKDRVDDALSATRAAVEEGIVIGGGAALIRAAAKVSLGHLEGDEAIGAAIVLRAIKAPLKQIAINAGYDAGVVANEVEKSDNENFGFNAATGEYVDMFLAGIVDPAKVERVAMQNAVSVASLLLTTEATVTDIKVDSAAPAMPDMGGMGGMPGMGM
- the groES gene encoding co-chaperone GroES, coding for MNFKPLGKRVLVQRTEVESKTASGIILVDSAKEKPNTAEVKAIGGEITEIKVGDTIVFEQFRGTEFTLDGVDYLVLDQENIIGVM
- a CDS encoding polyprenyl synthetase family protein, whose amino-acid sequence is MKTLLTNFEDYLINNLPVSKTFHPYFEDALGNMLQAGGKRFRPMLLLSVVKSNKNLLIQNSMPVALGLEMLHTYSLIHDDLPSMDNADLRRGFETLHKKYDEVTAILVGDALNTEAFKQISNAPLHNDVKIELIKCLSSNGGIDGMIIGQAIDCYFENKILELSQLEYLHIHKTAKLIAASLKMGAIISEYDFQTQEKLYNFGIDLGLLFQIQDDIIDETYTEEEAGKTTQNDDAKNSFVNLLGLDGAINSADKLADKCEKILNTLDKNLKQSLEELLLKYINRHKIDKKSL
- a CDS encoding YbaB/EbfC family nucleoid-associated protein, encoding MFDGIDLKNLDLNGMMGQFQNMAASAKEENASKIFTSKAGGGMIEISINGNSEVVDLKIDDSLLEDKDSLQILLISCMNDVIKQTEENQKMMAMNMMGGLGSIGKK
- the panD gene encoding aspartate 1-decarboxylase; amino-acid sequence: MTFDMLYSKIHRATVTDANLNYVGSITIDEELMKASSLRVGQKVEIVNVNNGERFATYVIKGKAGSKDMCLNGAAARKVEIGDKIIVISYASYSEKELENYKPIIVIVDDENNIDMITNELVGSDHV
- a CDS encoding (2Fe-2S) ferredoxin domain-containing protein, translated to MEIPSIPQPTFYIFKCEQASPPGMPKPSCVNENTRDLFNYTTKLLMQKGLMGPVQVVRTSCLGRCEMGPVMLLEPGHHMYCQLSKEKIDKIVEEHILGGSPVVEYLIPKQHWGEAIKLEN
- a CDS encoding peptidylprolyl isomerase, encoding MKKILFILCSFILYLQAANPLAIIETNQGEIQIELRPDIAPKAVENFITHSKNGYYNGLIFHRVIRGFMLQSGDPTGTGTGGESIWKKNFEDEFSPSALFDKAGVLAMANRGRNTNGSQFFITTVPTYWLNGKHTIFGYVTKGMDIVKKIESVPTTGRSGGDKPLSEQKIISITIK
- a CDS encoding response regulator; this encodes MEIDKKLLKRLRILYVEDDATIRTELSQLLSNFFETVYTAEDGKEGLEIYLRNQDEIDIILSDINMPKLSGIDMVKAIRGVDSKVPIFFATAHSDNEFLSEAIKLKIYEYIIKPIDIRHLLSLMNDLAEILYQDFLIDQKNKELEKYKEVTDLNNIVIETDIHMKIVKVNELCCKISGYSKEELIGQDFKFLKHLDTSNDLYVKMYAEVLNNKPWHGNLKNRTKDNGFFTTDCYMITILNDAGEVEGAISIQKDITEELVRKREMQRALMKDKSEIFIRSKEGNAEQYAIINDLKIKLENAQNELFKVQKNTDKYIYTAEKYSLENRNLKSELSIYKRNSDKHNTSLKLSKENSDLRQDIKRLKIKIEDNENKFLKEKKQIEVNFQIEIDEITNALTKLREKYEAIETDDVLVQKLEYWKEKASNESKRLENLEKQIMTYGDKDMMNKIFG
- a CDS encoding response regulator gives rise to the protein MHEKIEKLRGLKLLFVEDEKDLLSIISDALTKLQANFLTANNGLEALELLKKNPDIDVIITDINMPVMNGLDMIKNIANQDLHIPIIVMSAHTEEEYIMKAKEYGVREYLLKPFDFIKFIELITSMKVK
- a CDS encoding chemotaxis protein CheW; this encodes MDVNEEKVINYANTSEFMTFELGSMKYAIELPKIREILTYPDNITPLPNTSDWVKGLINLRGEVVPILDIRIKFNTSVSTYDENTSVIAVITEDKRMVGIIVDLVDDVQRLDTSTLAPVSEMGSAIPSKYLKGYVRLDNNEMLVVMDIERVVDKEELKD
- the xseA gene encoding exodeoxyribonuclease VII large subunit — protein: MNSPINVSTLNSQIKSLLETTFIQVYVEGEVSNLTYHNSGHIYFSIKDQNSTISCVMFRGNTKYLKFRLEVGQKIVITGNITVYAPRGNYQLLCNKIEPSGQGALALAYEQLKTKLEQKGYFDPLRKKTLPKYPKKIALVTSATGAAIEDMKKVALHRWPLVEFILIPTLVQGEGSAYDISNAIKYADTLCVDIMIVGRGGGSIEDLWAFNEEIVANAIYEANTPIISAVGHEVDYLISDFVADVRAATPSNAIEIALPDINEHRMYLDSLRNEYDNLFKRILFNKEQDIINLKRLFEQNSMESKFKFIESEIKLLKSSFQSNLSQKIIHYENEIEMLVKTFKNNYSQNISKLQNNIDLLKNNYELNHPNKKDKNGFVQISKENKIISLDNLKVGDTVSLQSPKYIATCVINNLKKQ
- the ubiE gene encoding bifunctional demethylmenaquinone methyltransferase/2-methoxy-6-polyprenyl-1,4-benzoquinol methylase UbiE; its protein translation is MGKQEKIVSMFNDIAGTYDVANRVLSMGIDKSWRNKACNLAFDFYGKKKLEKIVDVACGTGDMIQHWKKIAETNNIELENIVGVDPSVGMMEVAKKKLPDVEFIEAGAASMPLDSDCADIISISYGIRNVVQRQEAFVEFARVLKKDGLVVISEFTKNEKTKPIHYVTDFYMNKILPTLGGLISRNKEAYTYLPNSIDEFLTTDNLCKELKLAGLEPIHVKAFSMNISTLIIAKKL